Part of the Streptomyces antimycoticus genome, AACTCGCCGACGTCGCACGGTGGATGGACAAGGAAGAGCGGCGGCGTGGGCTGAAGGTCGGAAGCTGGGCCGAGCGGCTCGACCACCTTGACCTGGACACCCGTACCGCGGAGGGAACGGGCTTCGAGGAGGCGAAGGCGTTGCCCCTCGACCGGCTCACCCACCTCGTGGGCATGGTTGGCGCCGGAAAGTCGACATTGATGACTTTGGTCGCCGCCTGGGCCCACCGCAGCGGTTTGCGCATCACACTCGTCGTCGGGGACGTGGCCGAACAGCTCAATTTGACCGAGCTTTTCCGCTCACTCGGCCTTAGTGCCGCCTTGGTCCAGGGAGGCACGACCCGGCCGCAGCACACCCAGCGCCTGCACCGAAGGCTGGCCGCACGAGGCAAGCACTCGCTGCTGTCCCACACCGGCACCGTTTTCTCCCACCTCAGTACCGCCTGCCCGCTGGATGCGCTGCGTGGTCTCGACGCGTCCGAGCCGCTGCGCTACACCGACTCGCCTTGCGGCGCACTCCACCCCGTGCGACGCAAGGAGGCCGCCGAGGAACCTCCGGCCGAGCGCGCCATGCGTGAACTTGAACGCGCCCGCGGAGCCAGGCCCGGGACTCCGGCGGACGACGCCGACGACAGCGATGACCTGGGCACCCCGCACTCCTGTCCTCTCTGGAGCGCCTGCCCGCGGCACTCCGCGTCGCGCGACCTGGTGGACGCGCTGATCTGGGTGGCCAACCCCGCCAGCCTTGTCCAGACGGCGGTTCCACGTCAGCTCAACGCCGAGCGCCTGCGTTACCTGGAGCTGGCCTGTCTGCGCAGCGACATCGTGATCGTCGACGAGGCCGACCGCGTACAGATGCAGCTCGACCAGATGTTCGCGCCATCGGCGACACTGGTGACCACAGGCCCCGAGTCCTGGCTCGATCAGCTGCAGACCCACGAGATCGCCGAATTGGCCCGGCAGGGACGGCTGCAGCTCTCCGACCAGGACGTGGAACGGTGGTCCGCCGCGTTGGACGTGGTCGGATCGGCAGCGGACCGGCTGTACGCCATGCTCATCGACGACGAAGGGCTCCGGAAGTGGGCGCAGATCGACTACTTCAGCGCCTGGACGCTCCAGGAAAAGCTGCTGCACGCCTGGTACCCGTCGGCGTCGGGCTCGCTTGCCGGGCGACCGGACAGCCAGGACGAGGAAGGTGTCGAGGACGAGAACGCGCTCTACGACGACGAAGAAGGTCTCGGGCGTAGCGGCACCGCCCCTTCGCTTACTGCTCCTTGGGCAGAGCGCCGCACCGAGATCACCAGGTTTTTCGACGTCTTCCGTGATGATCCGCTGGGCGGGAAAGGCCCGTACCTGACTCCCACCGACGACCTGACCGCTCTCGCCCACGACGTCCTGCACACCCTCGACGAGAAACAGACCCGGCGCCGCGTCCGCGCACTGCTCGACTCGCTCCTCGTCGGGGCACCGGGGCCGGAGCAACGCTTGGCACCCCCCTCCAGGAACGGCAAGGAGCCGGCCCCCAAGGAGGTGGCGCTGACCGAGGAGTGGCGGGAACTCAACGCACGACGCCTGGAGTTCACCCTGGTACTCGCCGCACTGCACCAGCGCCTGGACCGGGTAACGTTCCTGTGGCCCCAAGTGGAGGCCGCGCTGCGACTCGACTCGGCCAGTCATGAGCTGACCCGGCGCCCGCCCCTCGACTACGCGCCGCTGCTGCCCGAGGCTCCCATGGGCAATGTACTCGGCTTCCAGTACCTCGTGGACGAGCGGGCTGCCGCCCGCAACAAGGACGGACACCGCACCGGGACCTTGCGCTTCTTTCGATGCGCGGGCGTGGGCCGCGAGCTCCTGCTGAATCTGCCGCAGCTTGGCGCCGACCCGAGTAGTGGCCAGGGCGGCCCGCACGTCCTGCTGATGTCGGGCACCAGTTGGGCCGGCACCTCCACCCGGGCGCACGTCCTCGCCCCCGTCCGGGCCGTTCTCAAACCTCAGCGGAAGGCGCTGCGGTCGATCCGGGACACTGTGTTCCGTACCGAGTTCCTCTACGACGATGCCGGGCAGCCGATCCGGCTGTCGGGTCAGGACCCAGAGAAACGCGAAGGCATCCTGCGCATGATGGTGGACCGGCTCGCCCGGCCGGGGCGCGACGGGAGCGCCTCCCCGCTGCAGAGCGAACTCGCCCAGATCCCGGACCAGCGCCGCAAGCGTGCCCTGCTCCTGGTGGGCAGCTACCGCGAGGCCAGGATGAGCGCCGCCTTCCTGGACGAGATCCCGCGCTGGCGGGGACGCGTACGCGTACTGGCGGCAGACGACGAAGAATTGGAGACCGCCATCGATGGCGCGTCACCGGCAGGAGGACAGGTGCTGGGAGAGGGGGCGGTGCGGCGCGGAGACCTCGCCTCGTTCGCCGACGACCTGGATGCCGAACTCCTTGTGGCCCCCCTCCTTGCTGTCGAGCGCGGCCACAACATCCTCACGGCCCCCCAACAGCCGGGCGAGGAGAAAGTGGCGGCGTTTGGGACGGTGTTCTTCCTGGTACGCCCGCACCCACGCCCTGACGACCTCTCGCTTGCTGTCTTCGCGATCAACGACTGGGCGACCCGCTTCGTACGCGACCAGCCGGGCCTGCCCCAGGGGACCTTCAGCGAACTGGTGGCCGCAGCGGACGGCTTGGACAACGCCGGAAGCGATTTCCGGAAGATGGCGCGTGGCGTCTGGCGGCATATGCTGTCTCGGCCCTACATTTATTCGTCCCTCTCCGACGACGAGAAGAAGTCCTTCGTCTGGGACCAGCTCGTCACCATCTGGCAGGTCATCGGACGCCTGGTACGCGGCGGGGTCCCCGCTCGCGTCGTATTCGTCGACGCGGCCTTCGCGCCGCAGCTCGCCGCAGCGGGGGCGCCCGTCACCGGACGGGAGCAACGCTCGAACCGCAGCAGCGATCCCGGGTTGCTCGTGCGCCTGCGGGATGTCCTCGCCCCGTATTTCACGGACTCCACCCCCATCGACGGGCTCGCTGATCCTGCCGATACCGCGCTGGTCAAGCTGCTCTACCACCCGCTGTACGAGGCGTTGTGCGCGATGAGGTCCCGGCCCGCGAGGCACGGACTGATGCCGTCCAATCAGTGAGGCATCGCGGCCATCGAGCGCTGGGCCAGGCCTGTATCCGTACGACATCTCAGGGAGAACCCACATGTACAAGAAGATCCGCCGCTCCGTGTACCACTTGGCCGAGGACTCCGTGCCCTGGACCGAGGACTTCCGTGCGCTCACCTTCCCTGAACAGTGGCACCCCGGACTTCTGGAACTGCACAACCACGGACGTGACCAGGACAAGCAGCACCAGACCCTGCCCACCCGGCGACTGGACAGCGTGCTCCAGACACTCGCCCCCGACGTGATCGTCCGGCCCAGGCCCAGGACGCCGGTCGAGCCAGGGCCGCAAACCGCCGAAGACTTTTGGATGTACGTCCCGGCCTCGGCGCCGGACCCCCTCCCAGGCCGATCGACAGAGCAACTCCTCGACGCATGGCTGCGCACCCTCGGTCCCAGGGAAGCCGCGCCGGATCCCCGATTCCGCTCTCTGCTGCTTGCCCGCAGCGCTGACCTGAAACAGAACCTGCCCAGGTGGCAGCCGGTCCCCGGCGTCGAGCTGCTGAATACCCCGATCACCCGGGGCGGCACCGCCGCCCCCGAACCACGGCAGTTCCAGCTCGCCACCGACGCGCTGGCACGCCGTATCCTGGCCCTCGGCGCCTTCCCCTTCGAGGGCGGAGAACTGCGCTTCCGAGCCCTTCCCCGCGGCCCGCGCGATCAGGGGGCCGAACTCATGTCGCAGCCCCTGTGCCGGACCGTCAAGCGCAAGGAGTGGTGGTTCTCCGTCGTACTGAACATCTCCCTTCACACCACCCCGTTCGATCCCCGTCCACGCCTGCACCTGCACTGGGGGGTACGCCGCTGGGCCACCCACCCCCGGGCATCCACCAAGCGCCTGAACTTGCCATACGGGGAGGCCACTACCGTCTACCTGCGGCCCACGATCCCCTGGCTGCCCGGAGCACCGGCGACCGAGCGTTACGCCCTGGCCCGCTTGCGTCGGGACCGGGCGGCCGACGCCTTCGTCTGGGCGGAGAACGACGCGGCGGGCATCCTCCGCGGACTGAGCCTCGCCGGAAACTTCCCCGACCCCGAACACCTGCTTTCGGAGCCGATCTCCTGGATCGGCGAGGGCAGCGGCGTACGGGCATCCGTGGTCCACAGCACAAGGATGGGACAGCATGAAATCGGCGTTGGCCTGATGCCGAACCAGCGTGCCCAGCTCACCGAATGGGCGGAAGCGGCCCTCCCACAAGAGGTGGTCCGGGTGCCCGACCTGGTGCGCGGACGCGGCAAGGGCATCAGCGCACCAGAGAACCGGAGGCCGAAGCCGAGGAGCGAGGAGGCCAAGAAGACCGAACTGCTGCGCGAGGCACAGGCTCGACGCATTGCCCTCGCGACGCAAGTCCGGACCGTAGCTGCCTGCGACCCGGGATCGGACAGCCCGCCCGTAGTAGAGGCCAGGCTGCTGTGGCAGTCACCTGAAGTGCGCAAAGAGGCGGTTTCACAGTTCGGCAAGGCCCTCGGTCTCGACGGCGACGGGGGGATCGCTGCGGCAGGGCTCACTGACCGGGAATTCGACGAGGCCACGCCCGGGGCGCCGGTCGTCCTGGAATGGCGGACGGCGGAGCTGACGCTCCGACTGCGCTGCCTGCCGCTGGCCGATGGGCAGGGCGACCGGCTCGTGCCCGAACCAACGGTGAAGGGCAAAGGCGCAGCGATCGCCGCGGCCGTCACGACGCGGCGCCGCACTCTGCGCGAATGGCTCCGCGCGGACGGCGCCGACCCGTCCCGCCCCGCACTCGCCCTCGTGGAGATCGCACATCGCAGCACGTTCCGTCCGGCTTCGACGGACCCCAAATTCGCCATCCGCCTAGGATGCGCCGACGCGGGCCTGCTGACCCAGTTCATCGTGGCCCCCTCCACCGACAGGCTGATCGACAACGCAGACAGTCTCGGACATCGCGCACACAGTTCGTGGCTCGACGGACTGCGCCAGCTTGGCGTCCGCGTCCTGCCCCAGCACACACTCGGCAACGACCTCCCGGACGGACTGCAGTACGCGGCGGTGTGGATGGTGAAGCGCCGCAAGGATGGCCCGACCCGGCTGCCCAAGCACCTGCCGGTGGCCGTCCTGATGACTCCGCTCCCCGAAGGGGAGGGTCTGGCGGCCGTACGCGGCTGGGACGACAGCGCCGGGGAATGGGTGTCCTACCCTCGATTCCTCCTCGGCCTCGTGAAGCAGGCCCAGATCGACCCCGAGACGTTCGCGGAGCCCGAGGCGTTGAACGCCACCCCGGACCCGGCCGATGGCCAGAACAAAGGCCCACGGCCCGAAACACGCTGGGTCACCGGCAAGCAGTGGCGTACCAACCTCGCTCAGCAGCGGAAGGAGACCGCAGGATTCCTCCAGCGCGTGCTGCACTCCCTTCGAGGACGGCCGACCGTGCTGATCACCCATGCGCAGAACAGCAGGCTGCACTGGCCATGGCTGCAGGACGGCCAGACCGAACGGGACCTTCTCCGAGCCGGCCACGCCCCGGCTGGTCGGCTCGACGACGAACTCCGGCTGGTGCGTGTGCGAGGGCGCGGCGGACGTGAGACCGCGCAGTGGTGGGGGCTCGCGGAACCCGGCAAGCCGCACGGACAGCCGGCCGGCTTCTGGGCGCAAGCTCCGGAGCACGAAACCCGAACATCGCCACAGGACCGGATTTTCTACAGCACCACGGAACGCCCCGGAACCCACACGATCTCTCCCGCGCTCGACAGGCTGGCTACCCGGGTCAACGCTGCTGGCAACCTCACCTCCCAGGCGGGCACCGGCGCCTGGAACCCGACGCTGGTAGAGATCGCGGTACTGGGCTGCCACGCGAACGACGACGTAGGAGACGCCGTAACGGGAAAGCCTGACGACGCCGAGGCACTGGCCCTCTCCATGCACCAGCTGCGTCAGGCGCCGGACTACGCTGCGGCGCTGTCCCTTCCGCTCCCTCTTCACTTGGCGGGACTTGCCCAGGCGTACGTCCTTCCGACGCTTGCAGAGGGCGACGGAAACCCTGGCGAGGAGGCGGCGGAGCCCACCACGGAGCAGAGCCCGGAGGATCCGGACCTGGCCGACGCGGCCGGACTGGCCACAGAACCTGACGTGGACGATGACCAGGGGGCGGAAGCGCGCAGCGCTTCGTGAATCGGCTAGCTGATTGATCATGCTGCTCGCCACCGGGCAGTAGACCTGGTAGATGCGGGCATTCGATGTGTTGGGCGTGGCCGGTTGCCGACGGCGGCGATATCCGATCATCTGCGTCGCAAGTCGCCTATGGTAATAGCCGCGAAGCGAGGGAGGGGACCCTGACACATGAGAGCGGACACGGTCGATCTGCGGCGAATCTTCGGCAGGGATATTCGTTACACGGTGCCGCTGTTCCAGAGGCCGTATGTGTGGAACCGGGACGACAACTGGTCAGCTCTGTGGGAGGACGTCCGCCGCACCGTCGAGGGGGCTGAGCAGGCGGCGCTGACCGGAGAGGCAGCGGCGCCGCACTTTCTCGGCGCGGTTGTCTTCGACGAGACCCCCTACCCCTCGTCAAGCCTGGAGACGCGGCAGGTCATCGACGGCCAGCAGCGCCTGACAACACTGCAGTTGTTCCTGTTCGCCGCCCGTTTGTCAGCGGCGGCTCACAACCACGAGCGGTCCGTACGGCTGCTGAGCAAGTTCCTGGAGAACGACGACGACCTGTTCGACCGCGCCCAGCACCCCGACCACCTCTACAAAGTCTGGCCAACCAATGCGGACCGTGACGAGTTCCGCACCGTCATGCTCGGCCAGGGCGGGGCAGGACGGCTCGCTGAAGCCGTCACCTACTTTCAGCAGGAGATCGACGCTTGGCTGGCGGAAGCCTCTGAGCCTCACGAGCGGCTGGGAATGCTGGTGCAGGCGCTGCGGGAACAGCTCCGTTTGGTCATCATCGACCTGGAAGAGCACGACGACGCGCAGGTCGTCTTCGAGACGCTGAACAGCCGCGGTACACCGCTGCAGCGCGCGGACTTGATCAAGAACTTGCTGTTCCGCAACGCCGAACGTGCTGGCGCGGACGTCGACCGGCTCTACAAAACGTACTGGGCGCCCTTCGATCAGGACGAATGGCGCATGGAACAGACGACCGGCCGCATTACGCGAAGCCGCCTCGACGTGTTCCTGACATACTGGCTCACGATGCGTACCCAGCTCGAGTTCACCGCCTCCGCCCTGTTCAAGGAATTCGAACGCTGGCTACTCTCGTCCGCCACCCCCACAGAGGACGTCTTTGCCGAGCTGGCCCGATACGCCGAGATCTATGATCTCATCGATGGTCATCCGCTGCACGGCGTCGAGGGCCGGTTCTTGTATCGGATGAAGGTCCTTCAGACCTCTACTCCGATGCCGCTGCTCCTCTTCCTCTACGGCCTGGACGAGTCTGTGTTGCCACTGGAGCGTCGGCGACGGGCGATCCGCTCCATCGACAGCTACCTCGTTCGCCGGGCGATGCTCAATCTCAGCACCCGCGACTACAACAACGTATTCCGCGACCTGGTCGCGGCCGCAGCACGGCAGCCCGACCGCGCGGATGAAGCCGTCATCAAGGCGCTCTCGGCGATGCAGGGTCACCACCGTCACTGGCCCGGCGACTACGAGTTCCGTACCTCGTTGGAACACGATCCCATTTACTCGCGTCTGGTCCGTCGCAGTGTACGTATCCTCCTGGAAGCGCTGGAGGACGAGCTGCGCACCGACCACACCGAACAGCTCACTGTCCCCGTCGGCGAGCAGGTGGGTTCGAAATTGACCATCGAGCATGTCATGCCGCAGAGCTGGCGCGACAACTGGCCGCCTTTGGAGGATGATCCGTCCGAAGGCGCCGACCGCGACGAGCTGGTCCACACGCTCGGCAACCTGACCCTGGTCACCGCCCGCCTGAACCCTACCCTGGGCAACATGCCCTGGCAGGACAAGCGGGAGTGGCTCAGCAAGCACAGCCTGCTACGCCTCACCCACGGCACCCTGCTCAGTGCTCCGCCGAACACCGAAATTAGCGGCTGGGCCACCACCTGGGACGAGAACCGGATCCGCGCGCGGGGCGCCTACCTCGCCTCGCTGGCCCTGGCCATCTGGCCGTACGCCGACCATCTACTCGTCGGCCCGTTGCCCGCCGAGCACGAAGACAAGTGACGGATCGTGATCAGCATAAGCCCTCTCTGCCAAGGCCGTTGGATACAGTGAAGGGCTCTTACGGACGTAATCAACCCTGAGGAGAAAAGCGTGGATCCGTCACTTGTCGATGCGATGATGCCGAGTTTGACAGCGGCCGTGACCGCCTACGGAGCGAATGTCTTGGTGCGTGCCGAAGACGCGGCAGCTGTGGAGACCGTGCGTCTGGGGCAACGGCTACTGGCACGGTTGCGAAGGAACGAGGTCGTGCAGCCCCGTATCGATGTCGCCGTTCAAGATCTGGCGAGCGCCCTCGATGACGAGGATTTCCTCGGCGCATTGCGTGCCCAGATAAAGAAGGCTCTCACGGAAGACGCCGACTTGGCATCTGACCTCAAGAACCTTCTGGCTGGGTCACATGTGACGGTTCAGGCTACGGGAACACGTTCCGTCGCTGTCACGCACAACAACGGAGTCATCTCCACTGGCGACAACGCGACCATCCAGAGGTAGGCGTGGATCAGGGCTTCGAACGATCTGTTTTTATCGGGGACAACACCGGGGTCGTGTCCACCGGCAACAATGCCTCGATCGCCCAGTTCACCCTCGCGTCGGGCGCTCCAAAGCCTGTAGTGGCGGTGCCTGCTCCCCCCGATGTGTTCGGATTTCACAGTGGGGGAAGCCCGGTGTTCCGAGGGCGGATCAACGAGCAGAAACGCTTGAAGGGGATCCTCGATGGGGCACCCGGCTCGGTCGCTGTGATCACGGGAGGCGGCGGCGTGGGGAAAACGTCGTTGGCTGCTCAGACTGCATCAGAGTATCGGGGTAAGTACAACCCCATTTGGGAACTCTCGGCCGGAGACGCGACCCAGATCGAGTTCGGCTTGTCCCGGCTGGCCTGTCGCATCGATCCAGGTTTGGCCGATCATCCGAGCGAAGTCGCTGCGGAGTGGGCGCGAGCTTGGCTCCAGACTCATGACGACTGGCTGCTCGTTCTGGACAACGCATCATCCCCCAGGGAGGTGCGAGCTCTGCTCAACCAGTTGCCCCGGGGACGATTCATCGTCACCAGTCAGCAGGCCACAGGGTGGCACCACGTCGGCCCTGCGATGCCACTCGGGGTTCTGGACCCGGACGCTGCGCTGGACCTACTGGTCACGATCGCCGGAGGGTCAGCCCTGGACAGTGAGGACCTGAGCAGCAGCGCCCTCGTGTGTGAAGAGCTGGGCTATTTGCCACTGGCGATCGAGCTTGCGGCAGCGCATATGGCTCAGACCCGACTCACACCGCTTCACTACCTTGAAAACCTGCGTGTCACTCCGCTTGATGCACTCCTCGACCATTCGGCTTCTGAGGATGCCGAGCACTCCGTAGCCAAAGTCCTTCAGGGCAACCTGGAGAAAATCAGCGGCCATCCGCTTGCAGAAGAGCTGCTACGAGTACTGGCATGGTTTGCTCCTGACGAGATCCCATGTTCGCTGCTTTTCCGAATGGATTCGCCGCAAGCTGTGCGCACAGCGGTCGGACTGCTCGCAAGGTACAGCGTGGTTCGTTGGACCGAAGGCGCCAGCGAGCCGACGTTGCATGTCCACCGCCTCGTGCAGACGCTTGTCATTGCTTGGAATCAGAACTCGCCGGATGGAACGTTTGAGTCTTCATTCACCGCTACGAATCTTCTGCGTGAGGCGATGCGCGATGAGTATCCCGAGGAGGGTTTCAAAACGCGACGGCATCGCAGTTTGATGCCGCATCTCGATTCGCTGGCCTCCAAGATTGACACGGACGACGAAACCCTTGGAGCAGCCGCACTCTATCAGATTGCCGCACACTTTCTATTGAGTCAGGGTCAGTCGGGTCACGCAAACCACTATGCAGAGCGGTCGCATCAGGTGATGACCCGAATTGGAGGGGGACCTGCGGGCTCCCCCGATATCCAAAACTTGCTTGGCCATATACGATATTCCACAGGAAACATGGCGGGAGCTGCTGAGTACTTCAAGCGAGCTCTGGATGAAGCGACTCCGAGTTTCGGCGAAGATAATCGAAACGTTTTGACCTATCGGATTAACTATGCACGGGCCATCCTCGCGTGTGGCGACCATGCTGCCGCGATCTCCATGCTCGGTGACGCCGTATCCAACTGCATGAATATCCTTGGTGGAGATGACCCAATTACCCTCTCCGCGTGCGCCAATCTCGGTCACGCCTATGAGGTCAGCGGTGATATTGCCACAGCGATATCGCTGTACAGTCAGGTCCTATTCGATCGGCTGCGCACGCTTGGTTTGGACCACGAAGCAACTGCCGCCTCATTTGCCGTGCTCGGCGGTGTCTATCTTGCCAACGGCGATCCATCTGGCGCCGCCCCTTATCTAGAACAGGCTCTGGGCGTTAGAGTTCGGGTACTGGGTGATGATCACCTGGATACAGTTATATCGCGGAACAACCTCGCGGTTGCTCTCTGTGAGGACAGTAAACCTCGCCGCGCCATTCCGCTCTTGGAGCGGGCGATCGATGATGCACCGGGAATCTTCGCCCCCGATAGCGCCGAGTTGACAAGCATGCAAGAAAGGCTCGGCAGCCTGTACATTTCAACGGGGCAGCCGAATCGTGCCATATCGATGTACAGCCAGCTGCTGGAAACTCGAATTCAAACCATCGGAGTCGACCATCCCGCGACCCTTGCAATCCAGAACATGTTGGGATTCTCGTACAGGGCAGCTGGTGACCTATCCCGCGCCATAGTTTTCTACGAACAGGCGCTGATCGGTCGCACCCGGGCCCTTGGACCGGATCATCAAGATACATTCAACTCACGGAATAATCTCGCCTACGCGTACAAACTTGCCGGAGATCTAGCTCGCGCGATTCCGCTATACGAGGAGACGCTTGAATTTGCCGCCAGTAAACTGGGGCATAACGATCCAGCTGTCATCAACATGCGTAACGATATTCGCTCCCTGAGAGATCAAACGTAGCGTCGATGGTGAGCGCTTCTGCCCTGAGGGTTCTCCTCGAGCTCCCGGACCGGCTTGCACTCTGCATACAGACGGCTGTCCTTGTAACCCTCCGCTGATTGGGATCCTTTCTGCCGGGGACCCTGGTCGCGGGGTAGTAGGTCAGCGTGATCTCCTGGCTGTGAAGGTGGGCGACTACCTGGGCTGGTGTGGGTGGCGCCGAGTGCCTGCTGATGGAAGTCCGGCCGGGTGGGTTCAGGCGGCTGGCAAGACGGAGGTGCGGGGCCGGCAGGTGGGGCAGGACATGGTCTTCCCGCAGGTAGGCGTTGGGCAGCGGCCAAGGTCGGATTGCGTGGTGTGGCCGTAGTTGACCCGTGGCTACGCTAGCGCCAGCACCGTCGTGAGGGGCGTGAGCCGTGGGGTATTGGTCCAGATCCCCCCTCGGACACGTACCAATTCCCCACGGTTGTTCGTCGACCGTGGGGAATTGTCGTTCTTCGAGTCGAGTGAGATCTCGGCGCGCACGGTCGCTTGCGTTGGAGCGTAGGTGAGGCGGAGGCCCCAACTGCCGGTAGAGCGTGCATGTGCCAGCGCATCCGCCCCTCCACGGGACACCAACACCACCGCCTCAGCCGCCTCCACCACACCCGAGGCGTCGTCGCCGATGCGGCCCATATCCAGCAGAACCGTTCCCCGGTCGCTCTCATCTCCTCGCAGCACACGCTGACCCGGGCCGGCGGCCACCAAACGCACCGCCTCCCCACACGCCCGCCACCCGCCGGTGAAGCCACCACACGGACCCCGAACGGCAGGTCCGTGTGGTGGCCAGGGTCGG contains:
- a CDS encoding DUF262 domain-containing protein, translated to MRADTVDLRRIFGRDIRYTVPLFQRPYVWNRDDNWSALWEDVRRTVEGAEQAALTGEAAAPHFLGAVVFDETPYPSSSLETRQVIDGQQRLTTLQLFLFAARLSAAAHNHERSVRLLSKFLENDDDLFDRAQHPDHLYKVWPTNADRDEFRTVMLGQGGAGRLAEAVTYFQQEIDAWLAEASEPHERLGMLVQALREQLRLVIIDLEEHDDAQVVFETLNSRGTPLQRADLIKNLLFRNAERAGADVDRLYKTYWAPFDQDEWRMEQTTGRITRSRLDVFLTYWLTMRTQLEFTASALFKEFERWLLSSATPTEDVFAELARYAEIYDLIDGHPLHGVEGRFLYRMKVLQTSTPMPLLLFLYGLDESVLPLERRRRAIRSIDSYLVRRAMLNLSTRDYNNVFRDLVAAAARQPDRADEAVIKALSAMQGHHRHWPGDYEFRTSLEHDPIYSRLVRRSVRILLEALEDELRTDHTEQLTVPVGEQVGSKLTIEHVMPQSWRDNWPPLEDDPSEGADRDELVHTLGNLTLVTARLNPTLGNMPWQDKREWLSKHSLLRLTHGTLLSAPPNTEISGWATTWDENRIRARGAYLASLALAIWPYADHLLVGPLPAEHEDK
- the fxsT gene encoding FxSxx-COOH system tetratricopeptide repeat protein, whose translation is MDQGFERSVFIGDNTGVVSTGNNASIAQFTLASGAPKPVVAVPAPPDVFGFHSGGSPVFRGRINEQKRLKGILDGAPGSVAVITGGGGVGKTSLAAQTASEYRGKYNPIWELSAGDATQIEFGLSRLACRIDPGLADHPSEVAAEWARAWLQTHDDWLLVLDNASSPREVRALLNQLPRGRFIVTSQQATGWHHVGPAMPLGVLDPDAALDLLVTIAGGSALDSEDLSSSALVCEELGYLPLAIELAAAHMAQTRLTPLHYLENLRVTPLDALLDHSASEDAEHSVAKVLQGNLEKISGHPLAEELLRVLAWFAPDEIPCSLLFRMDSPQAVRTAVGLLARYSVVRWTEGASEPTLHVHRLVQTLVIAWNQNSPDGTFESSFTATNLLREAMRDEYPEEGFKTRRHRSLMPHLDSLASKIDTDDETLGAAALYQIAAHFLLSQGQSGHANHYAERSHQVMTRIGGGPAGSPDIQNLLGHIRYSTGNMAGAAEYFKRALDEATPSFGEDNRNVLTYRINYARAILACGDHAAAISMLGDAVSNCMNILGGDDPITLSACANLGHAYEVSGDIATAISLYSQVLFDRLRTLGLDHEATAASFAVLGGVYLANGDPSGAAPYLEQALGVRVRVLGDDHLDTVISRNNLAVALCEDSKPRRAIPLLERAIDDAPGIFAPDSAELTSMQERLGSLYISTGQPNRAISMYSQLLETRIQTIGVDHPATLAIQNMLGFSYRAAGDLSRAIVFYEQALIGRTRALGPDHQDTFNSRNNLAYAYKLAGDLARAIPLYEETLEFAASKLGHNDPAVINMRNDIRSLRDQT
- a CDS encoding pPIWI_RE module domain-containing protein, which translates into the protein MYKKIRRSVYHLAEDSVPWTEDFRALTFPEQWHPGLLELHNHGRDQDKQHQTLPTRRLDSVLQTLAPDVIVRPRPRTPVEPGPQTAEDFWMYVPASAPDPLPGRSTEQLLDAWLRTLGPREAAPDPRFRSLLLARSADLKQNLPRWQPVPGVELLNTPITRGGTAAPEPRQFQLATDALARRILALGAFPFEGGELRFRALPRGPRDQGAELMSQPLCRTVKRKEWWFSVVLNISLHTTPFDPRPRLHLHWGVRRWATHPRASTKRLNLPYGEATTVYLRPTIPWLPGAPATERYALARLRRDRAADAFVWAENDAAGILRGLSLAGNFPDPEHLLSEPISWIGEGSGVRASVVHSTRMGQHEIGVGLMPNQRAQLTEWAEAALPQEVVRVPDLVRGRGKGISAPENRRPKPRSEEAKKTELLREAQARRIALATQVRTVAACDPGSDSPPVVEARLLWQSPEVRKEAVSQFGKALGLDGDGGIAAAGLTDREFDEATPGAPVVLEWRTAELTLRLRCLPLADGQGDRLVPEPTVKGKGAAIAAAVTTRRRTLREWLRADGADPSRPALALVEIAHRSTFRPASTDPKFAIRLGCADAGLLTQFIVAPSTDRLIDNADSLGHRAHSSWLDGLRQLGVRVLPQHTLGNDLPDGLQYAAVWMVKRRKDGPTRLPKHLPVAVLMTPLPEGEGLAAVRGWDDSAGEWVSYPRFLLGLVKQAQIDPETFAEPEALNATPDPADGQNKGPRPETRWVTGKQWRTNLAQQRKETAGFLQRVLHSLRGRPTVLITHAQNSRLHWPWLQDGQTERDLLRAGHAPAGRLDDELRLVRVRGRGGRETAQWWGLAEPGKPHGQPAGFWAQAPEHETRTSPQDRIFYSTTERPGTHTISPALDRLATRVNAAGNLTSQAGTGAWNPTLVEIAVLGCHANDDVGDAVTGKPDDAEALALSMHQLRQAPDYAAALSLPLPLHLAGLAQAYVLPTLAEGDGNPGEEAAEPTTEQSPEDPDLADAAGLATEPDVDDDQGAEARSAS